The window GATGGTGAATTGTTTGGGGCGGTTCCCACTAGAAAAAGCTTGGTTTTTATTGGCGATTCGATTATTAATGGCCAAAAAGTTTTACCGGATAGTTTTGATACTTCTGCTCACCGACCTGATAAAAGCTGGGCTTACTTGATTTCAGAAGAACTTGATTTTAACAATCTTAGAATTGCCTACGGTGGCACTGGAATAACCCAACGGGCTAATATTTATCCGCCGACTGCAATTGATTTTATTTGGAACTCAGCTTTAAATGTTTCCCGACCAATTGATTATTCGCAATCCTTAGCCGGAGTAATTGTTAATTTAGGGACAAACGATTGTTCTGCAAGCTCTGAAGAATTTTCTTTTTCTCTGAAAGCTTTGTTGCGTGAATTAAAAAAACGTTTTCATGAAACAAAAATTATTGTTATTGAACCTTTTAACGGCTGCTTTAAGGATGTTTTTCGTAGAGTCTTTAAGACTGAAAAACATATTTCTTTAATTGAAAATAATCATTGGGATTTTGAAATAAGCGATCATGGCGTTCATTTGAGTGCTACTGGGCATCAACAAGCCGCCAAAACTCTTCTGCCACTTATTAAGGAAAGATTGAATGCTTGAACTGCCAAGGGGATTCATAGAAAAATATCAACGTTTACTTGGAAACGAAGCTGATAGTTTCTTAGCTAGTTTTCAATTAGAATCCAATAACGGCTTTCGTTTAAATCCTTTAAAGGATCTTCATAAATATGATTCTTTAAAAAAGAAACCTTCAATTGCTTGGAACCAGAAAAATGGGCGTTATGGCAAAATTTTTGGTGAGTCAACGGCTTTTTTGAGTGGAATTGCTTATTCGCAGGAACCGAGCGCACAATTCGTTGCCCAAGTAGTTGATGCACAGCCTGGTGAAAGGATTCTTGATCTAGCAGCTGCCCCTGGAGGAAAAAGTACGCAGATTGCCGCTGATATGAATAATCAGGGGCTGCTGATAGCTAACGAAATTAGTTTTTCCAGAGCGAAAATTCTTAGTGAAAATATCGAAAGATCGGGAATTACTAATTGCATCGTTACTAGCCATCGTCCTGATGAATTGGCTGAGCACTTTGAAAATTATTTCGATAAGATCCTTTTAGATGCTCCCTGCAGCGGCGAGGGGATGTTTCGAAAAGACCCTCAGGCAATCAAATATTGGCATTCTGATTATAGTTTGGAATGTGCCAAACGGCAAAAAGAAATTCTCAAATCGGCTTTGTCGATGCTTCGTCCGAATGGTCAACTGATTTATTCGACCTGCACCTTCGCTCCGGAAGAAGATGAACAGATTATAGCTTGGCTTTTGGATAATTATTCAGAATTATCTCTTTTAAAAATTAAGAAAATTGATGGAATTGAAGATGGCCGTCCAAAATGGGCCGATGGCAATCGTGAATTAATAAATACAGCCCGCCTCTGGCCGAATAAAATTAAGGGTGAAGGACATTTTGTCGCTCGATTAATTAAATCGGACAGTCAGGATCAAAGAAGCAAAGTTAATGAATTAAATAGTAACTTAAGCGGAAACGATTCCCAAAATATTAAAAATGCTTTTGAAAAAAATCAACT of the Oenococcus sp. UCMA 16435 genome contains:
- a CDS encoding lysophospholipase yields the protein MNTFPLTIKSNAFFGSWIENSANKQIFSTNLGAEIWLKSNHCSKIIFDWPNKTLGKDRSRILISIDGDDFYSQTLSDHSIQIDLNPNSDHLIRIMTQAITFVRAQSWNLSEFFLLKKISFDGELFGAVPTRKSLVFIGDSIINGQKVLPDSFDTSAHRPDKSWAYLISEELDFNNLRIAYGGTGITQRANIYPPTAIDFIWNSALNVSRPIDYSQSLAGVIVNLGTNDCSASSEEFSFSLKALLRELKKRFHETKIIVIEPFNGCFKDVFRRVFKTEKHISLIENNHWDFEISDHGVHLSATGHQQAAKTLLPLIKERLNA
- a CDS encoding RNA methyltransferase yields the protein MLELPRGFIEKYQRLLGNEADSFLASFQLESNNGFRLNPLKDLHKYDSLKKKPSIAWNQKNGRYGKIFGESTAFLSGIAYSQEPSAQFVAQVVDAQPGERILDLAAAPGGKSTQIAADMNNQGLLIANEISFSRAKILSENIERSGITNCIVTSHRPDELAEHFENYFDKILLDAPCSGEGMFRKDPQAIKYWHSDYSLECAKRQKEILKSALSMLRPNGQLIYSTCTFAPEEDEQIIAWLLDNYSELSLLKIKKIDGIEDGRPKWADGNRELINTARLWPNKIKGEGHFVARLIKSDSQDQRSKVNELNSNLSGNDSQNIKNAFEKNQLDFPIKQIYKFGDYLYLFPEKCPEISGLRVLRLGLQIGQLKNKRFLPAHSLALSNLGKEISQTYELSDYEFKQFIHGDVITDSEKDFVKGWILMTKQSNGIGVGRYSDKVIKNFYPKGLRKTIHDQPRS